In Kaistella faecalis, a genomic segment contains:
- a CDS encoding class I SAM-dependent methyltransferase — MTDLPGKAIHDFHFTDRRKKLFVHDQFGPKVEMPVSYYFRNFKKMPELERVAIDNCLGKVLDIGAAAGSHALELKRRDFDVTALEISPLTCEVMEDRGVPNVICEDFFVFEGQKFDTLLLLMNGIGISSTLKGFSDFLKKADTLLNPEGQIIFDSCDIAYMYEDVPMPVSHYYGEIKTRYEFDRELTEWFRWLYLDSDTMTRIAGESGFRGEIIFEDENDQYLAVLTKIS; from the coding sequence ATGACCGACCTACCCGGCAAAGCCATCCATGACTTCCATTTTACAGACCGCAGAAAGAAACTTTTTGTTCACGACCAATTTGGGCCCAAGGTAGAGATGCCTGTTTCCTATTATTTCAGGAATTTCAAAAAAATGCCGGAACTGGAGAGAGTAGCCATAGATAACTGCCTTGGGAAAGTACTGGACATTGGTGCCGCCGCGGGATCTCATGCCCTTGAGCTTAAAAGAAGAGATTTTGATGTTACAGCGCTTGAAATTTCACCTTTGACGTGTGAAGTGATGGAAGACAGAGGCGTGCCCAACGTGATATGTGAGGATTTCTTCGTCTTTGAAGGACAGAAATTTGATACTTTACTGCTTCTCATGAACGGTATCGGGATTTCGTCGACTTTAAAAGGTTTCAGCGATTTTCTGAAGAAAGCTGATACGCTGCTGAATCCCGAAGGTCAGATTATCTTTGATTCCTGCGATATTGCGTATATGTACGAAGATGTGCCAATGCCCGTCAGTCATTACTACGGAGAAATAAAAACGCGCTACGAGTTTGACAGGGAACTGACCGAATGGTTCCGGTGGCTGTATCTGGATTCTGATACCATGACCCGGATTGCAGGTGAATCGGGCTTTCGGGGTGAGATTATCTTTGAAGATGAAAATGACCAGTATCTGGCAGTTCTGACGAAGATCTCCTAA
- a CDS encoding glycoside hydrolase family 10 protein, which produces MNIRNLKYSLIAAMALFINSCSTQKPQVKSKGKTAKTQVTKPVPPKTPTTPVAAGKEEVKVNLPEINREFRAAWIATVANINWPTRNNLTTQQQKDEAVQLLDMLKGANFNAVIFQVRPSADAMYKSDLEPWSYFLTGQTGKAPSPYYDPLEFWIEEAHKRGMELHVWMNPYRAHHTTGGSVTSSSMASVMSQSVYKLRNGMYWMDPSDERVQNHVSSVIKDLVKRYDIDAVHIDDYFYPYKEYHGGRDFPDDKTWNQYRNSGGNLSRADWRRANVNKIIKRLHDEIHAEKATVKFGISPFGIWKPGYPAGVTGSSQYDELYADAKLWLNEGWCDYYSPQLYWKEGGAQSFSALLKWWKDENIKNIHLWPGLNTVGVKADNKTSEITGQMNTIRRMLPKNGAGEIHYSTDGLKKNPEMLSAVKNLYREDALVPATPWIKTKKLMTPDLSVAKSGDAYNVTWNTKDNAEVFRWVLFAKYGDTWETEILDRDNTAKALPLTRNGKKLNTVAVKAIDRLSNESDYDAQKL; this is translated from the coding sequence ATGAACATCCGCAACTTAAAATATAGTCTTATCGCCGCAATGGCTCTTTTTATAAATTCCTGCTCCACGCAGAAGCCTCAGGTGAAGAGCAAAGGTAAAACTGCAAAGACCCAGGTCACCAAACCTGTGCCTCCAAAAACTCCCACAACTCCTGTTGCTGCCGGAAAAGAGGAAGTAAAAGTAAACCTTCCCGAAATCAACCGCGAATTCCGTGCGGCATGGATTGCTACAGTCGCCAACATCAACTGGCCTACCAGAAACAACCTAACCACCCAGCAGCAGAAAGATGAGGCCGTTCAGTTGCTTGATATGCTTAAAGGAGCGAACTTCAACGCGGTGATCTTCCAGGTGCGCCCTTCCGCTGATGCGATGTACAAAAGCGATCTGGAGCCCTGGTCTTATTTCCTTACTGGGCAGACCGGCAAAGCGCCTTCCCCCTATTATGACCCCCTGGAATTCTGGATTGAAGAGGCCCACAAACGCGGCATGGAACTTCATGTCTGGATGAATCCTTACCGCGCTCATCACACTACGGGAGGTTCCGTAACTTCCTCCAGCATGGCCTCTGTCATGTCCCAGAGCGTATATAAACTGAGAAACGGCATGTACTGGATGGATCCTTCTGATGAAAGGGTACAGAACCATGTCTCCAGCGTTATCAAAGACCTGGTAAAACGCTATGATATCGATGCTGTACATATCGACGATTATTTTTATCCCTATAAAGAATACCACGGCGGCAGGGACTTTCCTGATGACAAAACCTGGAATCAGTATAGAAATTCCGGCGGCAACCTTTCCCGCGCAGACTGGCGCAGGGCTAACGTTAACAAGATTATTAAAAGGCTTCACGATGAAATCCATGCGGAGAAAGCGACCGTAAAGTTTGGGATCTCCCCTTTCGGTATCTGGAAACCGGGTTATCCAGCAGGCGTAACCGGTTCTTCGCAGTACGATGAACTCTATGCTGATGCAAAACTCTGGCTGAATGAAGGCTGGTGCGACTATTATTCCCCTCAGCTTTACTGGAAAGAAGGCGGTGCCCAGAGTTTCTCAGCCCTCCTGAAATGGTGGAAAGACGAAAACATCAAGAACATCCACCTCTGGCCGGGACTGAATACAGTAGGGGTAAAAGCAGATAATAAAACAAGTGAAATTACGGGACAGATGAACACCATCCGCCGCATGCTGCCAAAGAACGGCGCTGGAGAAATCCATTACAGTACCGACGGTTTAAAAAAGAATCCGGAAATGCTCAGCGCAGTGAAAAACCTTTACCGCGAAGATGCACTGGTACCGGCAACACCCTGGATTAAAACGAAGAAATTAATGACACCTGACCTGTCAGTCGCTAAATCTGGTGACGCGTACAACGTGACCTGGAATACGAAAGATAATGCAGAGGTCTTCCGCTGGGTGTTATTCGCGAAATATGGCGACACCTGGGAAACAGAAATCCTGGACCGCGATAACACGGCCAAAGCCCTTCCACTGACAAGAAACGGTAAAAAACTGAATACAGTAGCGGTAAAAGCGATTGACCGCCTAAGCAATGAAAGCGATTACGACGCGCAGAAGCTTTAG
- a CDS encoding DUF6266 family protein — translation MLIAAKDQPLTTFVENAAMRDAGTYTANVPPQMVGQDLYVWLAFRDTLGEEVSNYVYAGTII, via the coding sequence ATTCTGATTGCGGCTAAAGACCAGCCCCTCACCACCTTTGTCGAAAATGCCGCAATGCGGGACGCCGGGACCTATACCGCAAACGTACCGCCACAGATGGTAGGTCAGGACCTTTACGTCTGGCTCGCCTTCCGGGACACGCTGGGCGAAGAGGTATCCAACTACGTCTACGCTGGAACAATCATCTAA
- a CDS encoding outer membrane beta-barrel family protein translates to MTKKITAAAVLCGVFTFGQEIKPDSSKTQNIKEVVVIARKPTIENKADRTVFNVANSAILTGNTTWDVLRMTPLVNIDNNDNVQAEGSSVTVYINDRKSVFTGKELKEYLKTIAADNLMKIEVITTPSAKYETSGAVINIVLKKNDNEGLKGSVSMNNSQSYKNSQSSSVNLNYHRKKFTQSFSGSFSNNNNVMKAYNENLIYADNSLTKITSETNSNWQSPSASSSTEFELDDKNNIGLVMEYYGSNNSSVSDARGDFFLNDMLQKFYTKTVDGEGKNRFIGSNVFYKYYDKEKNKILDLNAGINYDGNDNTNIHSTIWNVNPFEGIKTTADNQNREYYLKLDYSQPVGKTGDQLEFGGKTNFKNNEMPFHYFNFQNNTWAADGSRTNTFRYMENLNSLYANFSKTFFKKLETRIGLRYEYINFTVKQEVGSVERKDSYGTLMPDLLLKYSFNENYNLTATYKHSLWRPWYMEFNPFLMPTENGTYRRGNMDLQPNPNDRFGLKLGLYKKYFLSANYSTTNQDYWTSYTVEDGNTIAMPTTYYGRINNYSLYANTNQNFLKNKLNVNLNLGVSYIDNSDFKERNNFVGMKDHVTNFNGSTNFSYTNLFNQNINLNGWFGMHSQNWGNSMGNKINFFHSFGATKIFPKTQMEAGIRFNNIFQRPGNDFVTYSPIGTFRNVNQWDWYGVNLSFVKRFGNQKVKESSKTNVEKESGSAKN, encoded by the coding sequence ATGACAAAAAAAATTACCGCTGCTGCTGTGCTTTGTGGCGTCTTTACCTTCGGACAGGAAATAAAGCCGGATAGCTCCAAAACCCAAAATATTAAAGAGGTTGTAGTTATTGCCCGTAAACCGACGATAGAAAACAAGGCAGACCGTACTGTTTTCAACGTGGCCAACAGTGCCATCCTTACCGGAAACACGACGTGGGACGTACTGAGGATGACGCCACTGGTTAATATCGACAACAATGATAATGTTCAGGCAGAAGGCAGCAGTGTTACGGTATACATCAATGACAGAAAATCAGTCTTCACCGGAAAAGAACTTAAAGAATATTTAAAAACCATCGCTGCAGATAACCTGATGAAAATAGAGGTGATTACCACTCCTTCTGCAAAGTATGAAACTTCCGGCGCGGTGATTAATATCGTTCTTAAAAAAAATGATAACGAAGGTCTGAAAGGAAGTGTTTCGATGAATAATTCGCAGAGTTATAAAAACTCCCAATCGTCCAGTGTCAACCTCAATTACCACAGAAAAAAGTTCACGCAGTCATTCAGCGGAAGCTTCAGCAACAATAATAATGTGATGAAAGCTTATAATGAAAACCTCATTTACGCTGACAACAGCCTTACCAAAATAACTTCTGAAACCAACAGTAACTGGCAATCGCCTTCTGCTTCGTCGTCTACCGAATTTGAACTTGACGATAAGAATAATATTGGACTGGTGATGGAATATTACGGATCAAATAACAGTTCAGTTTCTGATGCAAGAGGAGATTTTTTCCTTAATGATATGCTGCAGAAATTTTACACCAAAACAGTAGACGGCGAAGGTAAAAACAGGTTTATAGGAAGCAATGTTTTTTATAAATACTATGACAAAGAGAAGAATAAAATTCTGGATCTGAATGCAGGAATTAATTATGACGGCAACGATAATACCAATATTCACTCGACAATATGGAATGTAAACCCTTTTGAAGGGATTAAAACAACCGCCGATAACCAGAACCGTGAATATTATCTAAAACTTGATTACTCGCAACCGGTGGGTAAAACCGGTGACCAGCTTGAGTTTGGCGGGAAGACTAATTTCAAGAATAATGAAATGCCTTTTCATTACTTCAATTTTCAGAATAATACCTGGGCAGCAGACGGCAGCAGAACCAATACCTTCCGGTATATGGAAAACCTGAACTCACTGTACGCCAACTTCAGCAAAACCTTTTTTAAGAAGCTGGAAACCAGAATCGGTTTAAGATACGAGTATATCAATTTCACGGTAAAACAGGAGGTAGGTTCCGTTGAAAGAAAGGATTCTTATGGTACGCTGATGCCGGATCTGCTTTTGAAATATTCATTTAACGAAAACTATAACTTAACTGCAACCTACAAACACAGCCTGTGGAGGCCATGGTATATGGAATTCAATCCTTTTCTGATGCCGACGGAGAACGGGACTTACCGCCGCGGAAATATGGACTTACAGCCCAACCCCAATGACAGATTCGGCTTGAAACTGGGGCTTTACAAGAAGTATTTTCTTTCTGCAAACTACTCCACGACCAATCAGGATTACTGGACCTCTTATACCGTAGAAGACGGAAATACTATTGCGATGCCTACCACCTATTACGGAAGGATCAATAATTACTCGCTGTACGCCAATACCAACCAGAATTTCCTGAAAAACAAACTGAACGTGAACCTTAATCTGGGCGTGAGCTATATTGATAACAGCGACTTTAAAGAACGAAACAATTTTGTAGGGATGAAGGATCATGTCACTAATTTCAACGGTTCTACTAACTTTTCCTATACCAACCTTTTTAATCAAAACATTAATCTGAACGGATGGTTTGGGATGCACTCCCAAAACTGGGGTAATTCTATGGGGAACAAAATCAATTTCTTTCACAGCTTCGGGGCTACCAAGATCTTCCCAAAAACACAGATGGAAGCCGGAATCCGTTTCAACAATATCTTCCAGAGGCCCGGAAATGATTTTGTTACTTATTCTCCGATCGGAACGTTCAGGAATGTTAACCAATGGGACTGGTACGGAGTCAACCTATCATTTGTAAAACGCTTTGGAAACCAAAAGGTAAAAGAAAGCTCGAAAACGAATGTAGAAAAGGAAAGCGGCAGCGCGAAAAATTAG
- a CDS encoding DUF6266 family protein: MENFGNFFPVFKTRSGNLQLYINKQSKTKTMGKIYDSLLSGTSGRTGRIVVANMFGNEFTKIRPRKRTSAPSAKQLLIYQRMRLSAEFMQSYRPYACDHFGKRIGMKSCYNLAMTNLMTNFTIDFVAGTITPQYPAISFSKGTLLAAVPLTLSLPTPETLTVTWQDNSAGNPNRETDWVQILIAAKDQPLTTFVENAAMRDAGTYTANVPPQMVGQDLYVWLAFRDTLGEEVSNSVYAGTII, translated from the coding sequence ATGGAAAATTTTGGAAACTTTTTCCCCGTTTTTAAAACACGTTCCGGAAATCTTCAACTTTACATCAATAAACAATCAAAAACCAAAACCATGGGTAAAATTTATGACTCCCTGTTATCAGGAACCTCGGGCCGAACCGGCCGAATCGTAGTGGCAAACATGTTCGGAAACGAATTCACTAAAATCCGTCCACGCAAAAGAACTTCAGCACCAAGCGCAAAACAGCTGCTCATTTACCAGCGCATGAGATTAAGCGCAGAATTCATGCAGTCTTACCGCCCTTACGCCTGTGATCATTTCGGTAAACGCATCGGGATGAAATCCTGTTACAACCTCGCCATGACCAATCTGATGACCAATTTCACCATCGATTTTGTAGCGGGAACCATTACGCCTCAGTACCCTGCCATCTCCTTTTCCAAAGGAACCTTGCTTGCAGCGGTACCCCTAACCCTGAGCCTTCCCACTCCGGAAACCCTTACCGTTACCTGGCAGGACAATTCTGCCGGTAACCCAAACCGTGAAACCGATTGGGTACAGATCCTGATTGCGGCCAAAGACCAGCCCCTAACCACCTTTGTCGAAAATGCCGCAATGCGCGACGCCGGCACCTATACCGCAAACGTACCCCCACAGATGGTAGGTCAGGACCTTTACGTCTGGCTCGCCTTTCGCGACACGCTGGGCGAAGAGGTATCCAACTCTGTCTACGCCGGAACAATCATCTAA
- a CDS encoding helix-turn-helix domain-containing protein: MSKNLFPHLHYNDLQNYYEQVFAEFPALLNIQKSDILTDQDVCDYLKISVKTLRKFCREDKIRYSRLGGRYYYIRQIFILNLIQVYND, translated from the coding sequence ATGTCAAAAAATTTATTCCCCCACCTCCACTACAACGATCTGCAAAACTATTATGAACAGGTATTTGCTGAATTCCCTGCCCTCTTAAACATCCAGAAATCCGACATCCTTACCGATCAGGATGTCTGCGATTACCTGAAAATCTCCGTAAAGACCCTCCGGAAATTCTGCCGCGAAGACAAGATCCGCTATTCCCGCCTCGGCGGCCGCTATTACTACATCCGCCAGATCTTTATCCTCAATCTTATTCAGGTCTATAACGACTGA
- a CDS encoding outer membrane lipoprotein-sorting protein has protein sequence MKFTTTICTFVLSTTTLLAQNSQINKSNEIVEKSIQAQGGKKLLENIKTLYTKSETVMDGRNVFWITKEMEPNKGSFEIEYQGRIVYKSFYDGKIGYDVVNGQKTVADQEQFKDKNYRNQIINSLDYIDTSLYTLEFIGEEKANNKDCYKIKATLSNGKVTYLYYDKTSNLLAKSEVVKNPEKNSFSTVLYDDYKKFGDLTYETKQTFVSEDGNQVAKIVDLYYNKKISEKDFK, from the coding sequence ATGAAATTTACTACAACTATTTGCACATTTGTACTTTCCACAACCACTCTACTTGCACAAAATTCTCAAATCAATAAATCAAATGAAATTGTTGAAAAGTCAATCCAAGCACAAGGCGGAAAAAAATTACTTGAAAATATAAAAACTTTATATACTAAATCTGAAACGGTGATGGATGGTAGAAATGTTTTTTGGATTACAAAAGAAATGGAACCAAACAAAGGCAGTTTCGAAATTGAATATCAAGGAAGAATTGTTTATAAATCTTTTTATGATGGAAAAATCGGTTATGATGTTGTAAATGGTCAGAAAACTGTTGCTGACCAAGAACAATTTAAGGACAAAAATTATCGAAACCAAATTATAAATTCTTTGGACTATATTGATACATCTCTTTATACTTTGGAATTTATTGGGGAAGAAAAAGCGAACAATAAAGATTGCTACAAAATCAAAGCAACTTTAAGTAATGGAAAAGTGACTTATTTGTACTATGACAAAACCTCAAATTTATTAGCAAAATCGGAAGTTGTAAAAAATCCTGAAAAAAATTCATTCTCAACTGTGCTTTATGACGACTACAAAAAGTTTGGTGATTTGACATATGAAACTAAGCAAACTTTTGTTTCTGAAGATGGTAACCAAGTCGCAAAAATTGTTGATTTATACTATAATAAAAAGATTTCAGAGAAAGACTTTAAATAA
- a CDS encoding Crp/Fnr family transcriptional regulator, which produces MIESLLQNIENVIKVSEDLKARIISISKAEIVKKDKFIHRPNKVCDKTYFISSGLIRIYYEKGEKEVTDNFAAENEWITSIYSFMKNVPDNCYIQTLEDSELIVINIYELEKCFADFPEMERFGRILISKYFVEQSERIISLQFHTAKERYEYFSKQSANKLGRVPLGMLASHLGITQETLSRVRAEITF; this is translated from the coding sequence ATGATTGAATCACTACTCCAAAATATTGAGAACGTAATTAAAGTTTCCGAAGACTTAAAAGCAAGAATTATATCAATATCGAAAGCTGAAATTGTAAAAAAAGACAAATTCATACATCGTCCAAACAAAGTATGTGATAAAACATATTTCATAAGCTCTGGACTAATCCGAATTTATTATGAAAAAGGAGAAAAAGAAGTAACAGACAATTTTGCCGCAGAAAACGAGTGGATTACTTCTATTTATAGTTTTATGAAAAATGTTCCTGACAACTGTTACATTCAAACATTAGAAGATTCCGAGCTTATCGTAATCAATATTTACGAACTCGAAAAATGTTTTGCGGATTTTCCTGAAATGGAAAGATTTGGAAGAATACTTATCTCTAAATATTTTGTTGAACAATCTGAAAGAATAATTTCCTTACAATTTCATACTGCAAAGGAGAGATACGAATATTTTTCAAAACAATCGGCGAATAAATTAGGTAGAGTTCCTTTGGGAATGCTTGCAAGCCACTTGGGAATTACACAAGAAACATTGAGCCGAGTAAGAGCCGAAATCACTTTTTGA
- a CDS encoding DUF998 domain-containing protein has protein sequence MNNKGFAFSGIASAFLLGTTYFVMANMRPEYSFKYKAISELGSLDAPNLWFWNILGYIIPGLLIAMFSIGLYKYSAKNNSSKIPYYGLILSGLFMTLSGIFPADMENRKSTTTILHMIGSYGSYISFLFTAFTYPKIWKKNTNWQPLIKPTLICVWLTIVFGSWYLFFPNIPSVGQRIVFLFYFLWIVISAIRLYKTKTQ, from the coding sequence ATGAATAATAAAGGATTTGCATTTTCAGGAATTGCTTCTGCATTTTTGCTTGGGACTACTTACTTTGTAATGGCAAATATGCGTCCTGAATACAGTTTTAAATATAAAGCAATCAGTGAATTAGGCTCTCTCGATGCTCCTAATTTATGGTTTTGGAATATTTTGGGATATATCATTCCCGGACTATTAATTGCAATGTTTTCAATCGGACTTTATAAATATTCTGCCAAAAATAATAGTTCAAAAATCCCTTATTATGGTCTTATTTTAAGTGGTCTATTTATGACTCTTTCCGGAATTTTCCCCGCTGATATGGAGAACAGAAAATCAACTACAACTATATTGCATATGATTGGGAGTTACGGAAGTTATATTTCATTTCTTTTTACGGCATTTACTTATCCCAAAATATGGAAGAAAAATACGAATTGGCAACCTCTTATAAAACCTACACTAATTTGTGTTTGGCTGACTATAGTTTTTGGTTCTTGGTATCTCTTTTTTCCAAACATTCCGTCTGTAGGACAAAGAATTGTTTTCCTATTTTATTTTCTATGGATTGTTATATCTGCAATAAGATTATACAAAACAAAAACACAATAA
- a CDS encoding RDD family protein, protein MKISELKQNKTIHRPTQNFDEFGHRIYQGFEYGFNFDTHSEEVYSVRFFAKIIDIIPVFLTFRFLFHQTVLLSIICAIPTVMILNSILEWRTGQTLGKKIFKLKVVDDFGNCPKIMKSLKRNFLSLINLFPSFYDIQDRAGVWGTGMHFNMQLNNKFCETYVIKDKIYFKIKTLLESKNVA, encoded by the coding sequence TTGAAAATTTCAGAATTAAAACAGAACAAAACCATTCACAGACCTACTCAAAATTTTGATGAATTTGGACATAGAATTTATCAGGGATTTGAATACGGTTTTAACTTTGACACGCATTCTGAAGAAGTCTATTCGGTCAGATTCTTTGCGAAGATTATTGATATAATCCCTGTTTTCTTAACTTTCAGATTTTTATTTCACCAAACAGTTTTGTTAAGTATTATTTGTGCTATTCCGACAGTTATGATTTTAAATTCAATATTAGAATGGAGAACTGGACAAACCCTCGGAAAGAAAATTTTCAAACTTAAGGTAGTTGATGATTTTGGGAATTGTCCAAAGATTATGAAATCGTTAAAACGTAATTTCCTGAGCTTAATTAATCTATTTCCAAGTTTTTATGACATTCAAGATAGAGCTGGTGTTTGGGGAACCGGAATGCACTTTAACATGCAATTAAATAATAAATTTTGTGAAACCTACGTAATCAAAGACAAAATTTATTTTAAAATTAAAACACTGTTAGAAAGCAAAAACGTCGCATAA
- a CDS encoding DUF2695 domain-containing protein has translation MPDKNEIERRKQIKKELREKAKLEFENSLPISREKFTQLFDFLDEKLGEYDCDDSLKLTNEFLQEYKIENIQEVKNWLQENGGYCDCEVLNNVEEMFDDDAIL, from the coding sequence ATGCCAGATAAAAACGAAATTGAAAGAAGAAAACAAATCAAAAAAGAATTGAGAGAAAAAGCAAAACTTGAATTTGAAAATTCGCTTCCAATTTCAAGAGAAAAATTCACTCAGTTATTTGACTTTTTGGATGAAAAACTTGGTGAATATGATTGTGATGATTCGTTAAAATTAACAAATGAATTTTTGCAAGAATACAAAATAGAAAACATTCAGGAAGTCAAAAATTGGCTTCAAGAAAATGGAGGTTATTGTGATTGCGAAGTCTTAAATAATGTTGAAGAAATGTTTGACGATGATGCAATCTTATAA
- a CDS encoding DUF4265 domain-containing protein, producing MMQSYNSEKILVRYFSDVLDEIVVETLWTEIIDAEKGLYKIDNIPFYGPKFSCGDIVYAEYDNYEERLTFRKVVEPSGNSTIQIILIDENLDSQDLRDEFKDLGCESEGAGGNYFVMEIPFEKNYNEIFIKLTELENNGTIGFAEPVISDKHYSEKL from the coding sequence ATGATGCAATCTTATAATTCTGAAAAGATTTTAGTTCGATATTTTAGTGACGTTCTCGACGAAATTGTCGTTGAAACTCTTTGGACAGAAATTATAGATGCTGAAAAAGGACTTTATAAAATTGATAATATTCCTTTTTATGGGCCAAAATTTTCTTGTGGTGATATTGTATACGCAGAATATGACAATTATGAAGAACGATTGACTTTCAGAAAAGTTGTTGAACCAAGTGGAAACTCAACAATTCAAATAATTCTGATAGACGAAAACCTGGATTCCCAAGATTTGCGTGATGAATTCAAAGATTTAGGGTGTGAAAGCGAAGGGGCGGGAGGAAATTATTTTGTTATGGAAATTCCTTTTGAAAAAAATTATAATGAGATATTTATTAAATTAACTGAATTGGAAAATAACGGAACTATTGGATTTGCTGAACCAGTAATTTCTGACAAACATTATTCTGAAAAATTATAG
- a CDS encoding DUF4145 domain-containing protein, translating to MKYILPKSLENSFTCPHCGVLAKQEWQTRDMKFDNWAQKSLNILGSATCQHCNETSIWIKDKMYFPTTGSSPFPNTEMPQNVKNLYLEAASISNKSPRGAAALLRLSIQVLCKELGEQGENINTDIKNLVKKGLPQIVQQSLDVVRVTGNDAVHPGQIDTDNPETVSQLFDLINVIIEYMIALPNKVSGIYANLPSNKIDGINKRDEK from the coding sequence ATGAAATATATTCTACCAAAATCGTTAGAGAATTCTTTTACCTGTCCTCACTGTGGAGTTCTAGCAAAACAAGAATGGCAAACAAGAGATATGAAATTTGACAACTGGGCACAAAAATCGTTAAATATTTTAGGTTCTGCTACTTGTCAACATTGTAATGAAACTTCAATTTGGATAAAAGACAAGATGTATTTCCCTACAACTGGCAGTTCACCATTCCCAAATACTGAAATGCCTCAAAATGTAAAAAACTTATACCTTGAAGCTGCATCAATTAGTAATAAATCACCACGAGGTGCAGCTGCATTATTACGACTTTCAATTCAAGTTTTATGCAAAGAACTTGGAGAACAAGGAGAAAATATAAACACAGATATAAAGAACCTTGTTAAGAAAGGACTTCCCCAAATTGTTCAACAATCACTTGATGTTGTTCGTGTAACAGGAAATGATGCTGTTCATCCAGGACAAATAGATACAGATAATCCTGAAACAGTTTCTCAATTATTCGATTTGATAAATGTAATAATTGAATATATGATTGCATTACCTAATAAAGTAAGTGGAATATATGCAAATTTGCCTTCTAATAAAATCGATGGAATTAATAAGCGCGATGAAAAATAA
- a CDS encoding DUF4377 domain-containing protein, translated as MKKIIYLLSIFSLVALLTISCSRDEDTGNISTVTATVHDKYVDYAIPPDFEPIKAMKIKESNSQEWTKVVSIEGFDYEENFEYQLKLRKTYTANPPLDSYSHNSYQLLEILAKTPK; from the coding sequence ATGAAAAAGATTATTTACTTGCTTTCCATATTTTCCCTGGTTGCGCTGTTAACCATAAGTTGCAGTAGAGATGAAGATACCGGCAACATTTCGACTGTTACTGCGACCGTACATGACAAATATGTAGACTACGCCATTCCACCTGACTTTGAACCGATCAAAGCCATGAAAATAAAAGAGTCGAATTCCCAGGAATGGACCAAAGTGGTGAGCATAGAAGGATTTGATTATGAAGAAAACTTTGAATATCAACTTAAACTCAGAAAAACTTATACAGCCAATCCTCCATTAGATTCATATAGTCATAACAGCTATCAACTGCTAGAAATTTTGGCTAAAACACCGAAATAA
- a CDS encoding dihydrofolate reductase family protein: protein MRNIISFMHISLDGFVAGPEGEMDWIKADEEIFDHVGHRISQTDTALYGRKTYEMMEEYWPDAAAQPNASRHDTEHSAWYKSAHKLVLSKTIRDAERPETTFLSDQIGELLLDIKNKPGSEILLFGSPTATHSLLSLNLIDGYWLFVNPILLGTGIRLFPEYGQQTKLDLLSTNQFKNGVVELNYAVQK, encoded by the coding sequence ATGAGAAATATAATTTCATTTATGCACATTTCCCTCGACGGTTTTGTGGCGGGTCCCGAAGGGGAGATGGACTGGATCAAAGCTGATGAGGAAATATTTGATCATGTGGGTCATCGTATAAGCCAGACCGACACTGCGCTGTACGGCCGCAAAACCTATGAGATGATGGAAGAGTATTGGCCCGATGCCGCTGCGCAGCCCAATGCATCCAGACACGACACCGAACATTCAGCATGGTATAAAAGCGCCCATAAACTGGTTTTGTCTAAAACAATTCGTGACGCTGAACGGCCAGAAACCACCTTCCTCAGCGATCAGATAGGGGAACTGTTACTGGACATTAAAAACAAGCCGGGAAGTGAAATTTTGCTGTTCGGAAGCCCTACGGCAACCCATTCGCTTCTGTCATTGAACCTGATTGACGGATACTGGCTGTTTGTGAATCCTATACTCCTTGGTACAGGGATCCGCCTGTTTCCTGAATATGGGCAACAGACGAAACTCGATTTATTATCTACAAATCAATTCAAGAATGGAGTAGTGGAACTTAATTATGCTGTTCAAAAATGA